The Pasteuria penetrans genomic interval ATCCAGCGCGACGTCGCACGGCCAGGATTGTAATAGTAGAGCGCTTTATCCGCAGGATCCCAGCCCAATAATGCATCCTCTACCGCCCGATAAGCATCTTCATCCGGTTCCAGCCAGATTTGCCCATCCACAACCGCATCGAAAGCCCGTGGTTGGAAAATGACACCAGAAACAGTGGCGGGAAAGTCACCACTCTCCAAACGATTGAGAATCACCGCTGCAACGGCCACCTGCCCCACATAAGGTTCACCACGCGCCTCCGCATAAACCGCCCGCGCAATAAGATCAAAATCCTTGTCACTCAAACCCCCATGAAAACGGCCCCTATGATTCTTCTGTTTCTTGTATTCTGCCGTATCGCGCCCTACTCGTTCCTGCTTAGAAGCACGCCCCTGTTTCTCGTGCCCCTCACGCCGTGTACGCTCCTGTTTTTCGTGCTCCTCACGCCGTGTACGCTCCCGTTTTTCGTGCTCCTCACGCCGTGTACGCTCCCGTTTTTCGTGCTCCTCACGCCGTATACGCTCCCGTTTTGCACGCTCCTCACGCTGTGTACGCTCCTGTTTCGCATGCTCCTCGAGCTGCCGCCTACTACGTTCTTCCTGCTCGGCGTGCTCCCTACGTTCTTGCCTAGCATACCTCTCCCGTTTAGGGGATTCCTCATGATGTTTCGCATACTCCCGCTCGCCATGGTCTTGATGTTCTACACGTTCCCGTCCTTCATAGCCAGGAAGATTCCCCATGCGAGCATGGCGTGGAACACGATGGGAGGAACGGGGACGACGAAACTTGTGAATCCCTTCGGGCCCTGGGAATCCGTCCTCCCTACCCTCACCCCTGCGGGGTTCCCGATCTGGATCCCCCCCCTCTGGGGGAGGATTTTCAGGGGGAGATAAGGGTCGCCGCCCCCCCCTAGATGGGGATCCCTCCCCTTCCCACTTCCATCTCCTTTCTGGATCCGTTGACTGTGAAAACCCTCTGGGCATGGTTTCATTTCGTATCCATCTCCTCGATGGTAACTGATCCAGCTCAAATGGGGGATACGGATGCGGTTGGTGGTCACGGTAACGATCATGGACCGACGCCCGAATCCTCCTTCCATGTGGATCATAAACACGATGAACAAAAAAATGTAGGGCCTTGCCCACCTGAGAATGGTAATCGGTGTAAGAGTCCGGGGATTTTGGTTCCCCACGGGTCGGATGGGAAAAAAAAGCAAAACCTGCCGGCAAAAGGACCAATAACAAAAATATTGCCACTATGCTCCCTATCCACTGATATCGCACCGCATCTCCCTCACTTACCACACAGAAGAAGAACATCGATGCCCATGCCAAACCCGTGTTGCCTGTCACAGGAATATCCTGTGATGATAACGGGGGCAGCCCACGTTGGTGTTCTTCACCCCTAGGTTCCCATTACCTCCGCAGGATGATTCACAAAATCAGGGGGCCTCCATAATCAACAGCCTAATAGACATGTGGAGAAGGAAAGCGGTCGGGGAGCATTGTTGCCATTTTTCTAACTACGGGAGAATCCTCCATCATTTTGGATGCAATTCCGAATTGCAGATGAAGGAAAACAAATAACACAACGGCAGCGAGTGCCAGCGCTCGAACACTACCAAATAAAACCCCGAGAAAACGATCCAACTGTTTGAGAACCGGAAGTCGTACCAAGGGACGCAAGAGACACCAAACAAACATGGCAAGGAGACGACCCATCACCAATAGGAGAAGGGAAATGAGGAGAGCCGTCAATGTACCCCCCGAATCCTTCCAATAGAGAAAAGCCAGTGCTACCCCAAACAACCATCCCAACAGGGCTATGAAGGGCGCTACGGCACCACGCATATACCCCCATACAGCGGCCACCAGAAGAAACACGATGAGGATTGTATCTAGTGTACCCATTCACTAACAACATCCATTCCGTAATTGATATAAGTAAATTGTAAGCAAATGTTTGTAGAATGCCAGTTCCTAGGGTACCTCCTTGTCCAAGGACGCCGGAATCTCCTCATGTTTTTCTTTCAACTCGAGGAATTCTGCTGCTATATTGATAGCCGTCATCACCGCCAATCTCGTTGCATCGAGCCCGGGATTATTACTAGCCACCTTACACATTGTATCGTCTACATACTGCCCTATTTTTCGCATGGAATCTATACTCGTATCACCTGTAATGCGGTACTCCTGTCCGTGGATAGTAATCGTAAGTCTGTTGTGCAACCTATATGCCACTCTCCCCTACCTATTGACCTTGGCGCAGGGTAGCACCTATCTCCATCGCAAGGGATGTTACCAGTTGATCGTAAGCCATTTGTACCTCCCCCTCCGTTAGGGTTTTTTCATCACTCTGATAGATAAGCGTATAGGCCAAGCTTTGCTGATTCTCGGAGAAGGAAAATACATCAAAGAGTGATACCGTTTTCAACAGGGATCCCGCAAATGTACGGATGGCCATTGTCACCGAGGCAACGGGGATCCCCTTGTCCACCACCAATGAAATATCGCGATGCACACTAGGAAAACGGGACCAGGGACGAAAGGTAGACTGTCGATGCTGCATCAACCATCCCTCTGCATCCAACATCTCCCAGTCCAAAACAGCTGCCGATACCCTTTCCGGCAAACCATTCCTTTGTAAAATCTCGGGATGAATCTGACCCACATGGCCCCATAGCCGTTCTCCTTCCCCCTGCGTAGGTATCAACCTAACACACGCAATGCGACCGGGGTGCCATCCTGTGAGGGAGGCCGTCCCATAGACAACCTGCACACCCAACCAGTGGGAAAGAGAAGTAATCAGTCCTTGTAGGGTTGTCACGTTACCAGCAGCAGGAATTTCGCGTTTTTCCCAAGTTCGTTCCGGTTCCCCCACCCCCAAACAAACCATAGACCACTTCTCTAGAAAGGGCTGCTGATTGCTGCGTGTAGGGTGATAGGTTTTCGCCAACTCAAACCAACGCTGTGCAGCCTGTCCGTGGCGAATATGATAGGCGGCAACACGTAGTAAAGATGGCAGAAGGGATGTTCTTAGAACAGCGTGATCTTGGCTGAGTGGATTGGCTAGAGATACCATGGGTTCGTGGGATCCCCAGGGGGACATTTCATCCGCCCGCACCAAACTATAAGTGGAAGCCTCTTGCCACCCCCAATGGGTCAACAATTGTCGGACCTGGCGACGCAAGCGTTGGGGGGCGGTGAGTGCCTGCGGTTTTTGTACACCTCGCGGTATGGTTTGTTTGATTCGATCACAACCGTGCAACCGAATCACTTCCTCAATGAGGTCAATTTCCTCCACAAGGTCCGAACGACGATCATCGACCGTTACCTCATAAACCCCCATCGAATCAACCCACACTACCGGTAATTGCAAACGTTGGAAGACGGAAACGATCCACTGGGGGGATAGATTTTCCCCAAGAATTTTCGTAATCCGATCATGCCTCACCTTAATGACTGTGGAGGGAGGATCTTGGGTTCCCATAAGGGCCAGGACAGGGGTGGCTATGCGGGCCGTGGGCACCAAGTTCTGTAACAAACGACCCGCACGTGTTAACGCACGTAGAACCTGGGTAGACGAGACTCCGCCCCTACTGAATCGAAGCGCAGAAGCCGTTGAACAGCGAAAATGATGCGCCGTCGCTCGAATAGAAAGGGCTGAAAAGCAGGCGGCCTCTAGGAAAATTTCCCCCGTCTCCGCTGATACCTGGGATCTTTGTCCCCCAATCACACCCGCTAGACTCAGAGGACCCGCATCATCACTGACTACAAGATGGTCCTCCTGTAACGAATACCTATGACCATTCGAAGCCTCCAGCGACTCACCCCCGCGGGCGCGTCGGACGCGCAGATCCCCCTTTACCTTTTCTGCATCATAGGCATGCATAGGTTGACCGGTATCCAATGACACCCAATGAGTTACATCCACAATAGGGGAATGTAGAGAAACCCCCGCTGCTATCAAATGCCTCTGTAACCAGATCGGTGTGGATAGATCCTGGAGCCCACTCACATGTTGGATTGCATAAAAGGGAACCATATCCCCCCCCATATCCCGCAACATAAACCGATCCTCTTGCCAACCTAGGGAATCCACTGCTGGTACTTCCACAGCACGTCCCAAAATAGCACCTACTTCTATGGCCATGCCCTGCATACCCAACACATCGGTACGATTCGCAGTAGGCGCGCAGACGAACACCGTATCATCCAAACCCAGATACGCAACCACATCCTCCCCCAATGGAGCGTTGGCCGGTAGAACCCAAATCCCCTTTCCCGCCCCGCAAAATCCATAGGGTATATCCAATTCCTCCGCCGAACAGATCATGCCCTCCGACTCGACCCCACGCAGACAACTTTTGCTGATGACCACACCACCGGGTAATGTGGCACCCACACGAGCGACCGGCACACGTTGACCGACTGCTACATTCGTGGCCCCACAAACAATAGTTTGAGACGGGTCACTGGGAAGCGTTCGAACCTTACAAATTTGCAAACGATTAGCCTCGGGATGAGGATGAACTTCCTCCACTTGACCAATCACGACCCCGGTGATTCCCCTATCGCAGGAAACAATCTCTTCAACCTCTACACCCGCCAAGGTAAGAGCTTCCGCCACCTGTTGGGGGGAAATTCCCTGCAAGTCGACATATTGTGAAACCCAGGCGTATGAAACACGCATTTCCTTTCTCCTCACCGCCCCCGCAGCTGTGTCAGCAAACGCAGGTCATTTTCATACAAAAGGCGAATATCCATTATACCATGACGTAACATAATCAGTCTCTCAATCCCCAATGCAAAGGCAAATCCAGAATATCGTTCAGCATCATATCCCACCCGATTCAATACATGGGGGTGAACCATACCCGCCCCCAAAACCTCTACCCAACCCCGCTCAGGATGCCGTACATCGATTTCAATGCTGGGTTCTGTGAAGGGGAAATAACTGCATCGTACTCGGGGGGAAACGGAGGAGCCGAAAAGATGGCGAAGGAGAAGAAAGAGTACCCCCTGTAAATCCCCCATCGTCAAATCCGTATCCACGGATAGACCCTCAATTTGACCAAATTGGTGTGTGTGTGTGGCGTCATCATGATCACGGCGATATACATAACCTGGAGCTATGATTCGTAACGGTTGCCCCCCGGACTGTTGCATAACCCGGATCTGCACGGGGGAAGTATGGGTTCGGAGGAGCCACGTATCGTCCAAATAAAACGAATCCTGCATATCCCGTGCTGGATGTCCAGGCGGCAAATTGAGCATGGTAAAATTATAATGATCATTCTCAATCTCGGGACCCTCAGCAATTCTATAGCCCATGGATAGAAAAAAGTCCTCTATCTCTTCCACTATGGACATCCATGGATGTCGAACCCCTTGGGGAAGAATGGGACTAGGCAGTGTAAGATCCAAGATCTCCTCCTGTAAACGAATCTGTAGGGCCTTCCTCTCAAGACGAACTCTACATTCCTCACCCGCCTGGGTCAAACGTTCCCGTAATTGATTCGCCTTTTTTCCTAGCCTAGGCCGCTCATCAGGAGGCAATGCAGCCATCCCCTGTAGAATTTTCGTCAATTTCCCCTTTTTTCCCAGATACATAACCCGCCAGGTCAAAAAATCCGGCACTGTTTCCGCACGTTCTAGGGCTTCTAATGCTTCCTTTTCCAACACCTGCAATTGTGTATAAATTCCTTTTCCCCCTCACCTAAGATTTCCTTTGCCGTGCCATTCCCCAGGTACGGGCTGCCATACACAAGGCTGCAGCGATGGCTACGTTGGGAGAGTCCATACCCCCCCATGGGAATGGTTACATTCTTATCAGCCATGGCTGTCAATTGTGTAAATTCCTTTTCCCCCTCACCTAGGATTTCCTTTGCCGTGCCATTCCCCAGGTACGGGCTGCCATACACAAGGCTGCGGCGATGGCTACGTTGAGAGAGTCCATACCTCCCCCCATGGGAATGGTTACATTCTTATCAGCCATGGCTGTCAATGTAGATGAAATACCACGTGCCTCACTCCCAACAATCAATGCTACCCGTGCGGGCCAGATCACCCTATCTACAGACTCCCCACAACCAACCGTTGCTGTCCATACGGGCACGTTGTGATTTTGTAGAATCACAACAGCCTTCTCCATCTCCATTTCTAGGACAGGCAGTCGCCAAACGGCACTCTGTGCTGCACGAACAACCTTTGTTTGGAAAGGATCTGCAGTCCCCTTACCGAACACCACCGCCGTCACTCCCAACGCCCCCGCTGTTCGGAGGATCGTACCCATGTTCCCAGGATCCTGCACGCCGTCCAGCAATAAACAGAAGGCAAGAGCAGAGGAGAAACACGGTATGAGAAAATTTTCCGGATTCCAATCGGGTAAAGGGAGGACGGCCAAACAATTCTGCGGGGTGATAGTGTCGGAAAGCCGTCGCATCATCGTTTCGGTGATTTGATACAATTGTGCGGAATCAGGAATCTGCCCCAAGAAAGCGGGATCCATAGAGGACGTAACCAGAATCGTCAATTGAGGAAAATCCTGTAAGGCCTCAGCAATCAACTTCGGACCCTCCAAAAGAAAAGCCCTATGCATCTGCCTCCCCTTACGGCTTTTGAGCTGCCGCCATACCCTGAAACGGGTACTATGCAGGGAGGTAAGGGGGATCACTTTATGAATCTTGCGGATCTTTGTCAACCCACAGCACCCCCGCATGAGTAGGTTATTGCACGCACAGGCTAAGCTCGAGGACGAGGAGGTGAAAACATTATGGTAACCAATTGGGGGATCCGTGAGGCCGTTTGCGAACGAGTTCGCCATCTTACACCGTCGCAGTTGTCTGGATTGATTGAAAAGGCCCAGCAGGGAAATGAAGAAAAAAACCTGCCAGGTCTTGGTGTTTTTTTTGAATTGGTATGGAGAGAATCTAAGAAGAGCGACCAGGAGCTCATATTGATGACACTATACGAAAGCTTACAGAACAAATCTATAAATTCTTCACCAACATAATCCCTCTCTCTAGAAAAAAGGAGTAGTAATTGAAATGACGGCAGATAAGAGTTCAGCTAAAAAGGGGAAACCACAGTCCTTTTACCTCACGAAACGTCGTTCTATTTCTACTCCAAATACCGCGGAAACGAACCCCTCCCCACCACGTTCCGCAACGGGGAAAGCATCTCAAAAACCCCCCCCGTTAAGACCACCACATCCACCTTCACACGGACAAGAGCGCTAGCCATTTTTTTTCCCTTGCAAATTTTCCCATTGTTGAACCACGTTTCCTACGGAAAAGCCGCGTTCGCGCATGATAACATCCCCCTGCATAGAAGCACCAAACTCATTTACGCCCAGGATGGCACCCTGATCTCCCACCCAACGTTCCCAACCCAGAGGGCTGGCCGCTTCGATGCTCAAACGACGGGTGAGATGTTGTGGCAGAACCTCCTCACGATAGGCAGGGGATTGAGCGGAAAAAAGTTCCCAGCTGGGGAGGCTGACCACGCGAACCGATGTACCTTGATTCCGGAGAAATGCCTGGGCTTCCAATGCAAGGCCAACCTCAGAACCTGTGGCAATCAAAATCCCCTCAGGGGTATCCCCCGCCTCTGAGAGAATATATCCGCCCTTGATCATATCCTCCTTCCGCCCAGCCGTTTCCCGTAGAATAGGCAAATTTTGTCGACTAAGGATCAGGGCCACGGGTCCTGATGTTTGGGTCAGGGCATAGTTCCAAGCCACTACTGTCTCATGGGCATCCGCCGGACGAAAAACGGTCAGATTGGGAATGGACCGCAAGGCCGCGAGTTGTTCAACGGGCTGATGGGTAGGTCCATCCTCTCCCACCGCTAGACTATCATGGGTGAAAACATAAAGAACGGGCAACTCCATCATAGCCGCCAAACGGAGGGAAGGGCGTAAATAGTCCGAAAAGACAAGAAAGGTGGCACCAAAGCAACGTACACCCCCATGAAGCGTCATACCGTTGAGTATCGCCCCCATAGCATGTTCGCGCACACCAAAGGCGATATTTCTCCCTTCGGGAGTAGCCCTACTGAAGAAACCAGCCCCCTCCAACGTAGTGAGATTAGAGGAAGCAAGATCAGCAGAACCACCTACCAACCAGGGTGCCATAGGAGCTACTGCGGTCAGAGTTTTATGGGAAGCGGTACGAGTGGCTAAAGAATGGAGTCCTTCGAAATCAGGACCCTCGAAATCTCCATGAAAGGAAAACTCCCCCTCCATGATCTCATGCAAAGCATTCGCTTCCTCGGGGAAACGTTGTCGATAGTAATTCCATTGGCTCTCCCAAACTTGATACTTCATAATCAATTGCTGTTGGATTACCGTAAAGTGATGAGCCACCTCTAGGGGCACATAAAAGGGCTCCTGATGTGGCCATCCATAAGCGACACGTACAAGGGCAGCCTCTTCCTTACCCAGTGGCTTTCCATGTGCCTCAGAAGAATTGGACCGATTCGGGCTGCCATAACCAATAACGGTGTGGGCCATGATCAATGTGGGTTGTGTTTTATTCTCGCGCGCTAAAAGTAGGGCCCTCTCTATCTCCGCCGTATCATTGCCATCAGCAACCCTGAGAACTTGCCAGTTGTACGCTGTAAAGCGTGTTGCTGTATCCTCCGAATAAGAATCCTTCAGGGATCCATCCAGTGTAACAGCGTTGGCGTCGAGCAATACAATCAATTTTCCTAACCCCAAATGACCTGCCAAAGAACATGCCTCCGAAGCTACGCCCTCCATAAGATCGCCATCACTGCAAAGAACATACGTGTAATGATCCACGAGAGAGGGAAAACCCGGACGATTGTGTACGGCTGCACAATGTGCCTCCGCCATAGCCATACCCACACCGTTAGCAATCCCTTGCCCTAACGGACCCGTAGTTGCCTCCACACCAGGTGTAACCCCATATTCGGGATGTCCCGGGGTACGACTGCCACGCTGCCGAAAACTCTTAAGATCTTCCAAAGCAACAGAATATCCAAACAAGTACAACAAACTGTACAAAAGAGCCGAACCATGCCCGGCAGATAGAACGAAGCGGTCCCGATTCCACCAATTGGGGTTATTGGGATGATGCCGACGTACACGGGCCCACAAAACATAGGACATAGCAGCAGCCCCCATGGGTAGGCCAGGGTGTCCAGAACGGGCCTTCTCCACCTGATCAATGGACAGCAAACGAATGGCGTGGATCGCCTGTGAAACCAGGGTATCATCCATTCTACTCATAACGGTACCTCCTCCTAGGTATGTGAATGATCGGGAGCTTCTTTTTCTATCCAAAAAGTCATCGGACCATCGTTGACGAGCTCCACATGCATGTTAGCACCGAAACGCCCACGGGCGGTAGGAACGCCCTGGGAGGCCAGATGGTCACACCACTGTGCAAACTGCTGAGAGGCCTGCTGTGCAGGCGCCGCCGCTGTGAAAGAGGGACGATTACCACGATGTACTTCTGCGTAGAGCGTAAACTGAGGTACAACCAATAGCTCACCCCCGCTCTCACGTACATTGAGACAAAGCGACTGCCCCCCCGGATGGGGAAAAACCCGCATTCGCAAAATCTTACGGGCCATCCACTCAAAAATTCCCATCCCGTCCCTGGGAGCCATTCCTACAAGGAGTAAGAGCCCCTTGCCAACGGAGGCAATAGGTTCTCCGGCAACGTAAACCGCAGACCGAGCAATACGCTGTACCAGTACGCGCATGATTTCATTCCCCCCGCCCCCAGACCTACAACATACGTCTTTTCACACTATCCACCGATCCTATCTGCCGAACCCTTGATAGAGCGCTCTGCAGATGGGATTTATTTCGAACCCTCAACCGCAAATCAATGACAGCCTCACCACCGTACGTACGCCGAGTGCTCACTGCTGTTAATGTCGTTTCAGCACTGCGAATGACCTGGAGGACATGGTTCAAAAAACCGTTACGATTGGTACCAATGATTTCAATTTCCACTTCATACAAAAAATCCTCCGCTCCCTTTGCCCACTCTACCTCCACCTGCCGATCCGTTCCTAACCTAGTCAAATTAGCACACTCCGCACGATGGACGGCCACCCCACGCCCCCGGGTTACATGACCCGCAATGGTATCCCCGGGGACAGGACAGCAACAACGGGACATTCTTACGAGTAAGCCCTCGATGCCATCCACCATAACTCCATGTGAGGTAGTGCTAGGTCTCCGTTTCCCGTGCCCAGACGGTGATGGGTGACGCTGTAGTGCACCAGCTCCATTTTTGGAGGAAACCTTGGGGGGAACATAGGGATGCTCATCATCTGCTGTGAGTTGGGTAACCACCTGTGAGGCGGAAAGATGACTACAAGCAACAGCGATGAAAAGCTCTTCTACATGAGACATTCGAAAATAGTGTGCTACTGCAGTGAGTTTCCTCTCCTTGAGCGCGGCATTGATGGGTAAATTATGGCTACGCAAAAAAACCTCCAGCATCTCGCGGCCTTTTACAATACTTTCTTCCCGTCGCTGGCGACGAAGAAAACTCCTGATCTTGCTACTAGCATGTGAAGATTTGACAATCCGCAGCCAATCATAACTAGGGCCACAACTGTTCTTTGAAGTGAGCACCTCAACAACATCGCCCGTTTGCAGCTTATGATCCAGGGCCGCCATCTTACCATTGACCTTAGCACCCACACAACGATAACCCACCTCGGTGTGCACACGAAAAGCAAAATCGAGGGGTCCTGAACCAACAGGGAGTTCAATAACATCACCACATGGCGTGAATGCGAAAACGGAAGCGGTAAACCAATCCATCTTGAGACACTCAACGAATTCTTCTGCATCCATCGTATCATTTTGTAAGAGCAACATTTCCCTGAGAAATTGCAACCTATTGGCTATCTGATCCTTGCCTGCAGTAGCCCCCACACCCTCCTTATAGGCCCAATGGGCCGCAACACCATATTCTGCTGTCTTATGCATCGCTTCCGTACGAATTTGAGCTTCAATGGGCCCCGCACGTGGCCCCATGACAGTAGTATGTAAGGACTGATACATATTCGATTTGGGCATCGCAATGTAATCCTTAAAGCGGCCGGGCATAGGAATCCACACCGTGTGAACAATACCCAGGGCCGCATAACAATCCCGAACGTTCTCCACCAAAATACGGATGGCAATGAGATCGTAGATTTCGTGGAAGGGCTTCTGCTGGGCTATCATTTTCCTATAAATACTGTAAATATGTTTAGGACGGCCGGAAATATCGACAATATGAACCTGTGACTGGTTGAGCTGTTTCCTCAACACATCAATGAGTTCCTCCAAGTATGACTCCCGCTCACCGCGCTTTTCCTTCATGAGGTTAGCAATACGATAATACTGTTTAGGATTTAGATAACGAAATGCTATATCTTCCAGTTCCCAACGGAATTTTGAGATTCCCAAGCGACGCGCCAGGGGTGCAAAAATTTCCAGTGTTTCCTGGGCAATGACGCGTTGTTTATGCTCCGGCATGTGACGTAATGTCCGTAGGTTATGCAAACGATCGGCCAATTTGACCAGCACCACACGGATGTCCTTGGCCATTGCCAGAAACATTTTTCGATAATTTTCTGCCTGGCGCTCCTCTCTAGAGGAATACTGAACCTGTCTCAATTTCGTAACCCCATCCACCAGATCAGCCACCGTAACACCAAACTCTTTCTCCAAATCGGCCAACGTAACCTTGGTAT includes:
- a CDS encoding RelA/SpoT family protein; amino-acid sequence: MSEQEREIGGMRVGCSMQAESLLTRAATYLNQDELALLQHTYRFAEKAHQGQFRRSGEPYILHPTAVAGIVSELQLDVHALMAALLHDVVEDTKVTLADLEKEFGVTVADLVDGVTKLRQVQYSSREERQAENYRKMFLAMAKDIRVVLVKLADRLHNLRTLRHMPEHKQRVIAQETLEIFAPLARRLGISKFRWELEDIAFRYLNPKQYYRIANLMKEKRGERESYLEELIDVLRKQLNQSQVHIVDISGRPKHIYSIYRKMIAQQKPFHEIYDLIAIRILVENVRDCYAALGIVHTVWIPMPGRFKDYIAMPKSNMYQSLHTTVMGPRAGPIEAQIRTEAMHKTAEYGVAAHWAYKEGVGATAGKDQIANRLQFLREMLLLQNDTMDAEEFVECLKMDWFTASVFAFTPCGDVIELPVGSGPLDFAFRVHTEVGYRCVGAKVNGKMAALDHKLQTGDVVEVLTSKNSCGPSYDWLRIVKSSHASSKIRSFLRRQRREESIVKGREMLEVFLRSHNLPINAALKERKLTAVAHYFRMSHVEELFIAVACSHLSASQVVTQLTADDEHPYVPPKVSSKNGAGALQRHPSPSGHGKRRPSTTSHGVMVDGIEGLLVRMSRCCCPVPGDTIAGHVTRGRGVAVHRAECANLTRLGTDRQVEVEWAKGAEDFLYEVEIEIIGTNRNGFLNHVLQVIRSAETTLTAVSTRRTYGGEAVIDLRLRVRNKSHLQSALSRVRQIGSVDSVKRRML